From Pyrenophora tritici-repentis strain M4 chromosome 1, whole genome shotgun sequence, the proteins below share one genomic window:
- a CDS encoding Tymo-45kd-70kd multi-domain protein, translating to MADVAPAAATNGAAPQSKQPVIKPDKPDEEKYKEELAKLEKEHAAAQEELNACKAKLDLAKPNNKDSPNGKRQQELKTELNAIRQTQQGNKSGRNAIFEKIKKLDEQLKQQFNELKTAKGKSNYKSVEDVDQEIARLQKQVDGGMMKLVDEKKALAEISSLNKARKNFSGFDVQQKKIDDIKAQIAEQKKLLDDPENKALSDKYTKLQTELDELKAEQDEAFKNLRTLREQTDKARAKQQEKYNARKELKDAYFQQLRAYKSYESEARKIRFEKKRIEQLQYVASKRKAAASQRLEEASAPAYGDEIIATEGLIRHFDPSALPPKETTAASKFAASAQRTVDDSGLKGTRISKKDTEEESYFAGTGGKKGKKGKKGGASAAPAKFNLNIGIIEELAKVGVDPPSSQDEVPATVEKLKAKLAHWKEDQDRKTKENIAKAQKEIDRLEAEEAEEDANGTTDAARKPAQKNQAVNGSASADAELEQEKDAAADAAADLKKASLEDKEDAADA from the exons ATGGCCGACGTCGCACCtgccgctgccaccaacgGCGCTGCCCCGCAAAGCAAGCAGCCTGTCATCAAGCCCGACAAGCCCGACGAGGAAAAGTACAAGGAGGAGCTTGCCAAGTTGGAGAAGGAACATGCGGCTGCGCAAGAGGAGCTG AACGCCTGCAAGGCCAAGCTAGACCTCGCCAAGCCGAACAACAAGGACTCTCCCAACGGAAAGCGCCAGCAGGAGCTCAAGACAGAGCTCAACGCCATCCGCCAGACGCAGCAGGGCAACAAGTCCGGCCGCAATGCCATCTTCGAGAAGATCAAGAAGCTCGACGAGCAGCTTAAGCAGCAGTTCAATGAGCTCAAGACGGCAAAGGGCAAGTCCAACTACAAGTCGGTCGAGGATGTCGACCAGGAGATTGCGCGCCTGCAGAAGCAGGTCGATGGTGGCATGATGAAGCTGGTGGACGAGAAGAAGGCCCTGGCCGAGATCAGCTCCCTCAACAAGGCTCGCAAGAACTTCTCTGGCTTTGATGTGCAACAAAAGAAGATTGACGACATCAAGGCCCAGATTGCCGAGCAGAAGAAGTTGTTGGACGACCCCGAGAACAAGGCGCTGAGCGACAAGTACACCAAGCTCCAGACCGAACTCGACGAACTAAAGGCCGAGCAAGACGAAGCCTTCAAGAATCTGCGGACACTGCGCGAGCAGACGGACAAGGCGCGCGCTAAGCAACAGGAGAAGTACAACGCGCGGAAGGAACTCAAGGATGCCTACTTCCAGCAACTGCGCGCATACAAGAGCTACGAGTCAGAGGCCCGCAAGATCCGCTTTGAAAAGAAGCGCATCGAACAGCTCCAGTACGTAGCGAGCAAACGCAAGGCGGCTGCTAGCCAGCGTCTTGAAGAGGCCAGCGCACCCGCCTATGGTGACGAGATCATCGCCACTGAGGGCTTGATCCGCCATTTCGACCCCTCCGCACTCCCACCCAAGGAAACTACAGCCGCCAGCAAGTTCGCCGCCTCCGCCCAGCGCACCGTTGACGATTCCGGTCTGAAGGGTACCCGCATATCCAAGAAGGACACCGAGGAGGAGAGCTACTTCGCCGGCACTGGTGGCAAGAAGGGTAAAAAGGGCAAGAAAGGCGGTGCGAGCGCTGCTCCCGCCAAGTTCAACCTCAACATCGGTATCATTGAGGAGCTGGCCAAGGTTGGCGTCGACCCTCCCTCCAGCCAAGACGAAGTCCCTGCCACGGTTGAGAAGCTCAAGGCCAAGCTTGCGCACTGGAAAGAGGACCAGGACCGCAAGACCAAGGAG AACATTGCAAAAGCTCAGAAGGAGATTGACCGCCTCGAGGCAGAAGAAGCCGAAGAAGACGCCAACGGCACCACCGACGCCGCTCGCAAGCCCGCGCAGAAGAACCAGGCTGTCAACGGTAGCGCATCTGCTGACGCCGAGCTGGAACAAGAAAAGGACGCTGCTGCCGATGCCGCTGCCGATCTTAAGAAGGCGTCCCTTGAGGACAAGGAGGATGCTGCGGACGCATAG
- a CDS encoding ras GTPase-activating protein: protein MAVSMLHAPSRASTSSSSSFIPVSRQNTMSSHDGSRSVRQSKRYSVTALYLSMSAKDKELEIEDDLARAQKILRELKAKISSQSKKNFVLEKDVRYLDSRIALLIQNRMALEEQNEVADHLGDGLDLQEGFFPNDEKTQKYGNLLFLLQSEPRHIAHLCRLVSMAEIDALLQTVMFTIYGNQYESREEHLLLTMFQSVLTYQFDNTPDYSSLLRANTPVSRMMTTYTRRGPGQSYLKVVLQDSINSLIELKDLDLEINPLKVYEKMVTELEIQGNLPPDLPKGVTAEQAAENETVQNIITPRVNMLMEIANNFLTTIIKGLEETPYGIRWICKQIRSLSRRKYPDAQDQTICTLIGGFFFLRFINPAIVTPRSYMLIDVLPAENPKRTLTYIAKMLQNLANKPSYAKEPYMVKLQPFIHQNKERINKFLLDLCEVQDFYDTLEMDNYVALSKKDLELSITLNEVYATHSLLERHAAELAKEDSSHLGVILQELGTAPAQLPRKENRAINLPLFSKWETPLDDLTAALDITQEEIFFMEAKSTFVMILRSLPANSSITRRPLRLDRIAEAAATTKNDSIMVKKGIRSIELLSQLQDLGVIDKEDGFSLLRDEVEQELVHLGSMKDKVIEETRKLEEVFRTIRDHNGFLVSQLDTYKSYLHNVRSQSEGKTRKQQKHQVLGPYKFTHQQLEREGVIQKSNVPENRRANIYFNFTSPLPGTFVISLHYKGRNRGLLELDLKLDDLLEMQKDNQEDLDLEYVQFNVTKVLVLLNKRFARKKGW, encoded by the exons ATGGCAGTCTCCATGCTGCACGCCCCTTCGCGGGCCTCGAcctcgtcatcctcgtccTTTATCCCCGTTTCGCGCCAGAACACAATGTCTTCGCATGATGGTTCACGCTCAGTGCGCCAGTCGAAGCGCTACTCCGTCACGGCCCTGTACCTGTCCATGTCCGCAAAAgacaaggagctcgagatTGAGGACGACCTGGCCAGAG CCCAGAAGATACTACGCGAGCTCAAGGCCAAGATCTCGTCGCAATCCAAGAAGAACTTTGTCCTCGAAAAGGATGTGCGGTATCTCGACTCGCGGATAGCGCTGCTTATCCAGAACCGCATGGCATTAGAAGAG CAAAATGAAGTAGCAGATCACCTGGGAGACGGCCTCGACCTCCAAGAGGGATTCTTCCCCAACGACGAAAAGACACAAAAGTACGGCAACCTGCTGTTTCTGCTGCAATCCGAACCTCGGCATATTGCTCACCTATGTCGTCTCGTGTCCATGGCCGAGATCGATGCTCTGCTCCAGACAGTCATGTTCACAATCTATGGAAACCAGTACGAGAGCAGAGAAGAACACTTACTTTTGACTATGTTTCAG TCCGTCCTGACCTACCAGTTCGACAACACCCCAGACTACAGCTCGCTACTGCGCGCCAACACCCCGGTCTCGCGCATGATGACTACATACACCCGGAGAGGGCCCGGCCAGAGCTACCTCAAAGTCGTCTTACAGGACAGCATCAACTCACTCATCGAGCTCAAGGATCTTGATCTGGAGATTAACCCGCTCAAGGTCTACGAAAAGATGGTCACCGAGCTCGAGATCCAAGGAAACCTGCCACCGGATTTACCAAAAGGCGTCACCGCCGAACAGGCTGCAGAAAACGAAACCGTACAAAACATCATCACTCCACGAGTAAACATGCTCATGGAAATCGCAAACAACTTCCTCACAACCATCATCAAGGGGCTCGAAGAGACACCCTACGGTATCCGATGGATATGCAAGCAAATCCGAAGTTTATCAAGACGAAAATACCCCGATGCCCAGGACCAGACTATATGCACGCTCATCGGcggcttcttcttcctccGTTTCATCAACCCTGCTATTGTGACACCAAGATCATATATGCTCATTGATGTGCTACCAGCCGAGAACCCCAAGCGGACGCTGACATACATCGCCAAGATGTTGCAGAACCTTGCGAACAAGCCATCGTACGCGAAGGAACCGTACATGGTCAAATTGCAGCCCTTTATTCACCAGAACAAGGAACGAATCAACAAGTTTCTCTTGGATCTCTGCGAGGTGCAGGACTTTTACGATACTCTAGAAATGGACAACTACGTTGCCTTGTCCAAGAAAGATCTCGAACTGTCCATTACACTCAACGAGGTGTATGCGACACACTCACTGCTTGAACGACACGCAGCTGAACTC GCAAAAGAGGACAGTTCGCATTTGGGTGTAATTCTTCAGGAGCTTGGTACTGCACCCGCTCAACTCCCGCGAAAGGAGAACAGGGCTATCAACCTCCCACTGTTCAGCAAGTGGGAAACACCGCTTGATGATTTGACTGCAGCACTTGATATCACACAGGAGGAGATCTTCTTCATGGAAGCCAAGTCGACGTTCGTCATGATTCTTCGCTCACTCCCCGCAAACAGCTCAATCACCCGGAGACCATTGAGGCTTGACAGGATCGCCGAAGCTGCCGCGACGACAAAGAACGATTCCATCATGGTCAAGAAGGGTATTCGTAGCATTGAGCTACTTAGCCAGCTCCAGGATCTCGGCGTCATCGACAAGGAAGATGGCTTCTCTCTACTCAGGGACGAGGTGGAGCAAGAGCTAGTTCACTTGGGCTCCATGAAGGACAAGGTCATTGAAGAGACACGCAAGCTCGAGGAAGTTTTCCGCACGATTCGCGACCACAACGGCTTCCTGGTTAGTCAGCTCGATACGTACAAGTCATATCTGCACAACGTGCGCAGTCAATCTGAGGGCAAGACGAGAAAACAACAGAAGCACCAAGTCTTGGGACCCTACAAATTCACACACCAACAGCTGGAGCGAGAAGGCGTGATTCAGAAAAGCAACGTTCCGGAGAATAGGAGAGCCAACATCTACTTCAACTTCACGAGCCCACTGCCCGGCACCTTTGTCATCTCGCTGCATTACAAGGGCCGAAATCGCGGTCTTCTCGAGCTAGATCTCAAGCTGGACGATCTTCTCGAGATGCAAAAGGACAACCAAGAAGATCTGGATCTCGAATATGTCCAATTCAACGTGACCAAAGTATTGGTCCTGCTCAACAAGCGGTTCGCTCGCAAGAAGGGATGGTAG
- a CDS encoding HemD, Uroporphyrinogen-III synthase — MDAQLHLPNDRNRGMAEKSRGKTPILLLKTKSVPTDAYEELFLTLDNGRYAPVFVPVLEHRFKRDALSEVRRHVTSRGFVPQAQQGLATYGALIFTSQRAVEAFSAVVEEIRNEGALDIDDLLPESLPLYVVGPATARGLRSLGLKCPILGEETGNGEALAGFILRHYNAMHPDTLNPPVLFMVGDKRRDIIPKTLQAPELEPNMRARVDELVIYETGEMQSFKQDFTAIWRNNAEQGSNHQWVVVFSPSGCKAMLESLGLLDPETGRTKSVTDPRDILIATIGPTTRDYLIQEFGFTPDVCAEKPSPEGIAEGIRAFIEKY, encoded by the coding sequence ATGGACGCCCAGCTTCATTTGCCAAACGACAGGAACCGTGGAATGGCGGAGAAATCGCGGGGCAAGACCCCAATCTTGCTCTTGAAGACAAAATCAGTGCCAACGGATGCCTACGAAGAGCTGTTCCTCACCCTCGACAACGGCCGCTATGCACCTGTCTTTGTGCCTGTCTTGGAGCACAGGTTCAAGCGAGATGCCCTAAGTGAGGTACGCCGCCATGTAACCAGCCGAGGCTTCGTCCCACAAGCCCAACAGGGTCTTGCGACATATGGTGCCCTAATCTTCACTTCGCAACGCGCTGTCGAAGCCTTCAGTGCTGTCGTCGAGGAGATCCGGAACGAAGGAGCCCTTGACATTGACGACCTCCTTCCAGAGAGCCTGCCGCTGTATGTCGTCGGTCCCGCCACAGCGCGCGGTCTACGGTCGCTGGGGCTCAAATGTCCGATCCTAGGCGAGGAAACCGGTAATGGTGAAGCCCTGGCCGGCTTTATCTTGAGGCATTACAACGCCATGCACCCGGATACTTTGAACCCGCCCGTACTGTTCATGGTTGGCGACAAGAGGAGGGATATAATACCGAAGACTCTACAAGCACCAGAGCTGGAGCCCAACATGAGAGCTAGAGTGGATGAACTGGTGATATACGAGACTGGAGAGATGCAATCTTTCAAGCAAGACTTTACAGCCATCTGGCGCAACAATGCAGAACAAGGCTCAAATCACCAATGGGTTGTTGTGTTTTCGCCAAGTGGGTGTAAAGCGATGCTGGAGAGTCTGGGGCTTTTGGATCCAGAGACAGGGCGCACGAAATCTGTTACTGATCCGAGAGACATCCTGATAGCGACCATCGGACCGACTACTCGTGACTACCTGATACAAGAGTTTGGTTTCACTCCAGATGTATGTGCTGAGAAACCAAGTCCCGAGGGTATAGCAGAAGGCATCAGAGCCTTTATCGAAAAGTACTAG
- a CDS encoding Pyridox-oxidase domain containing protein, producing MSGFSNADTGSKNADPYTQKNLEEPSLKEKVEDLFSFVDKTKFCLLTTQVADSDLLASRAMALAAKEGHGFDLLFHTNTESGKTDDLKEHASVNIGFINNSGEWASISGHASIETDREVVRKHYSPALKAWIGDLGDGKHDGGPEDPRIGIIRVKASTAQYAVSKRTQLGGLVELAKGIATGESPNVNKLRQISEVEIQQYRSQ from the exons ATGTCTGGCTTCAGCAACGCGGACACGGGCTCCAAGAATGCCGATCCCTACACCCAGAAGAACCTTGAGGAACCTTCGTTGAAGGAGAAGGTTGAAGACCTGTTCAGCTTCGTGGACAAGACCAAGTTCTGCCTGTTGACGACACAAGTTGCGGACAGTGACCTCCTGGCCTCGAGGGCGATGGCTCTAGCTGCCAAG GAGGGACATGGTTTCGACCTTCTCTTCCACACCAACACTGAGTCTGGCAAGACAGACGATCTCAAGGAGCACGCATCAGTCAACATTGGCTTCATCAACAACTCGGGCGAGTGGGCATCCATTTCAGGTCACGCCTCTATCGAGACCGACCGCGAAGTTGTTCGCAAGCACTACTCACCAGCGCTCAAGGCCTGGATTGGTGACCTTGGCGATGGCAAGCACGACGGCGGCCCCGAGGACCCCCGTATCGGCATCATCCGCGTCAAGGCGAGCACTGCCCAGTACGCTGTATCGAAGAGGACTCAGCTCGGTGGCCTCGTTGAGCTGGCCAAGGGCATTGCGACTGGCGAGTCACCGAACGTCAACAAGCTGAGGCAGATCAGCGAGGTGGAGATCCAACAGTACAGGTCCCAGTAG